The following are from one region of the Quercus robur chromosome 1, dhQueRobu3.1, whole genome shotgun sequence genome:
- the LOC126717349 gene encoding uncharacterized protein LOC126717349 encodes MLSLQILSFHNNPPASLPPIPLYNKPNTLISHLLVHSDDSFKKRRSHPSSFSSCIVHAVEKDSQHFEVDPDKAREALQKLDQQLQSLSQKQIKPPKIRASEVDLKEAQMTEEMPEISESFLVNSAVALFLFTIFYNILFITVIKPAIDGPDRVVPATTTVVEASKDRVSN; translated from the exons ATGCTTTCTCTGCAAATTCTCTCATTTCATAACAATCCACCAGCATCACTTCCACCAATACCTCTCTATAACAAGCCTAATACACTTATTTCTCACTTGCTAGTACATAGTGATGATTCTTTCAAGAAAAGGAGGTCACacccatcttctttttcttcttgtattgTACATGCAGTGGAAAAAGATTCACAACACTTTGAGGTAGACCCAGATAAGGCCAGAGAAGCTCTCCAAAAGCTTGACCAGCAGCTCCAATCCCTGTCCCAGAAACAAATCAAGCCTCCAAAGATAAGGG CTTCAGAAGTGGATCTTAAGGAGGCTCAAATGACTGAAGAAATGCCAGAAATTTCAGAGTCTTTTCTAGTAAATTCAGCTgttgctctctttcttttcaccATTTTCTACAATATACTGTTTATTACTGTAATAAAACCAGCCATAGATGGTCCAGACAGAGTTGTTCCAGCTACTACTACTGTAGTAGAAGCTTCCAAAGACCGAGTAAGTAACTAA
- the LOC126717353 gene encoding uncharacterized protein LOC126717353: MKKSGGAEKKRVRRSSAAIQNGSRDPNSDTPPRKQAAQKDVYQLFAEKVRDHKDLVSRWAVLQETRVEYFRGKDFVSFLRNHPELKDILETDKNLEADVIANALLSKNLLARCDRVVKTVRPGKKKLSTWPAHLEIFQDQIFSEVDAFFAWTFVKRRPLWQTLLSFFWPVLTLAICLFPVYPHRCKILILYSCAGVLALILSLLLVRATVFGALYIVLGKRVWFFPNILAEEATLRELFRFWPKKDEEERPKWTTRLFYAVVAVLVILLLRHHAPDEAARARYQKRVSNIIDDVLEWSPRLALSGMMEKQPTVINATEQNDSFSDADKASPEEGVPPSSKVEETDTEQYEAEVIENVEDADQHRHDDHI, translated from the exons atGAAGAAATCTGGAGGTGCAGAGAAGAAAAGGGTCCGAAGATCTTCAGCTGCCATCCAAAACGGTTCCAGAGATCCCAACTCAGATACCCCACCTAGg aAACAAGCTGCTCAGAAGGATGTGTATCAGCTGTTTGCCGAGAAGGTTAGAGACCATAAGGATTTGGTGTCTAGATGGGCTGTTTTACAGGAGACGCGTGTTGAGTACTTTAGAGGGAAGGATTTTGTTAGCTTTTTGAGAAATCATCCAGAGCTCAAAGATATTCTAGAAACAGATAAGAATCTAGAAGCTGACGTTATTGCTAATGCTTTGTTAAGTAAGAATCTTTTAGCCCGTTGTGATCGTGTGGTGAAAACTGTTCGTCCTGGGAAGAAAAAATTGTCTACATGGCCAGCACATTTAGAGATTTTCCAG GATCAAATATTTTCTGAAGTTGATGCCTTTTTTGCATGGACATTTGTAAAAAGGAGGCCTCTTTGGCAGACTCTTCTCTCATTTTTCTGGCCTGTGTTGACACTAGCAATTTGCTTGTTTCCTGTGTATCCCCATCGGTGCAAGATACTAATACTCTACTCTTGCGCAGGCGTTTTAGCGCTCATCCTCTCACTACTTTTGG TGAGAGCTACTGTCTTTGGTGCTCTTTACATCGTTCTCGGAAAACGTGTTTGGTTTTTCCCTAACATTCTTGCTGAGGAAGCAACATTGCGAGAATTATTCCGTTTCTGGCCCAAGAAAGATGAGGAGGAGCGACCCAAGTGGACGACAAGGCTTTTCTATGCAGTAGTAGCTGTTCTGGTCATATTACTGCTGAGGCACCATGCTCCTGATGAGGCTGCTAGAGCAAG GTATCAAAAGCGGGTATCAAACATAATTGATGATGTTCTCGAGTGGTCTCCTAGATTGGCCCTGTCTGGGATGATGGAGAAGCAGCCAACTGTGATAAACGCCACAGAGCAAAATGACAGTTTTTCAGATGCCGACAAAGCAAGTCCAGAGGAAGGGGTTCCACCCAGCAGCAAAGTTGAAGAAACCGACACAGAACAGTATGAGGCAGAAGTTATTGAAAATGTAGAAGATGCTGATCAACATAGACATGATGATCACATATGA